A window of Mangifera indica cultivar Alphonso chromosome 11, CATAS_Mindica_2.1, whole genome shotgun sequence contains these coding sequences:
- the LOC123228714 gene encoding uncharacterized mitochondrial protein AtMg00810-like, whose amino-acid sequence MKSEFDMSDLGEMKYFLRHEIEQNDHGIFLSQKKYALDLLKKFNLDNYKSVFTPHVVNEKLVNNDEEDKVDASVYRSLAGSLLYLSSTRPDIMFIASILSRFMFSPNISYFCTAKRVLRYIKGNANCGLWYSKNQSGSLVAYSDNDWAGSVEDSKSTSGYCFSFGNATVFSWNSKKQDVVA is encoded by the coding sequence ATGAAATCTGAATTTGATATGTCAGATTTGGGAGAAATGAAGTACTTCCTTAGACATGAGATTGAGCAAAATGATCATGGCATTTTCTTATCACAAAAGAAGTATGCTTTGGACCTGCTAAAGAAGTTTAATTTAGACAACTACAAATCAGTGTTTACACCTCATGTTGTGAATGAAAAATTGGTCAACAATGATGAAGAAGACAAGGTTGATGCTTCTGTCTATAGAAGCTTGGCTGGAAGCTTGCTCTATTTGTCTTCAACAAGACCTGATATTATGTTTATTGCTTCCATATTGTCAAGGTTCATGTTTTCTCCTAACATATCATATTTTTGTACAGCCAAAAGAGTTCTAAGGTACATAAAAGGCAATGCAAATTGTGGTCTATGGTACTCAAAAAACCAAAGTGGAAGTTTGGTTGCATACTCTGACAACGATTGGGCAGGAAGTGTTGAAGACTCAAAAAGCACTTCAGGCTATTGTTTTTCCTTTGGAAATGCTACTGTTTTctcatggaattccaagaagcAAGATGTAGTTGCATAA
- the LOC123229231 gene encoding putative disease resistance protein RGA4, with translation MAEAVLFNIADEILGKIGKLALREMDMIWSVKKEIEKLNNTVSAIKAVVLDAEEQQAKSHEVRDWLGKLKLAIYDVDDLLDDFSTEVRRRRLILQQEKKTKEIRNFFSKLKHVAYSVKMGHKIKEIREKLDHIAADKIKYHFIDRPNENVMQAEKMEREQTHSFVRVEEVIGRDEDRNLIVGLLLDSNVTENVSVVPIVGIGGLGKTTLAQIVYNDERIRKHFEIRMWVCVSNVFNVKIIVQKILQSATHAKYDDLEMERLQAHLRKEIDGRKYLLVLDDVWNEDRERWLKLKDLLMSGLPGSKIIVTTRTQLVADITGTIAKSYDLQGLPSDESWCLFKKMAFKQGQEPDNSKLVAIGKEIVTKCAGVPLAIRSIGSLLYSKDSESEWLYFKNKELSKTSQDKNDMMSILQLSFDQLPSYLKQCFAYCSLFPKDHEISKQMLVNLWMAQGFIQSSNENQNLEETGDQYFMELLRRSFFQDADYDQWGNVISFKMHDLMHDLAQSVAGSESSMVHLDAKNISKRIRHVSFDAAVDSSWKIPNSLVEANRIRTFLLPLQPVSHRILKKVSHDEIISCFKYLHALDLHNTGVDHVPIGIGKLKHLRYLDLSKNKDIIRLPSSITRLQNLQTLKLSICKMLEKLPRYMRKMTSLRHLELDQCIGLSHMPSGLGQLTALLTLTRFVVGKASSSSSSSGSLRELKYLYNLRGELTIAKLENLKNVASESREANLKSKQHLQVLRLEWTREANNHKIIKEDEKLLEILQPHSELKEFHIYGYRGGRFPNWIISDLSLLLPNLLEIIIWRCYRCVELPLFSQLPMLKVLKLEEVTAVEYIETSNYISYSSSSSRCNPHMSETERSATFFPSLKELRLFDLRNSKGWWREAVDEASLPTFPCLLKLVIGHCPELGFLPLHPILEELELKDTSETLIKKLMVTAAETKEISTTATTISFSSSSSLLSKLKFLSIDSVTDLVSLPLEGLQSLTSLEHLSVSNCSKLLCLPGEALRGLTSLRFLSISGCAKLMSLSKGLKHLTTLEELEINECRELDLSNGDEDGMQLQGLKCLRTLKIIDMPKLVSISDGLQDATSLQNLWIRICPGLKTLPEWMGNLTLLRRLEISDCLGLTSLPQSMCYLKALQSLKISKCPQLFPVNQKETSANWPQIAHIPDIQIDRETSKCHKDQQPPRKCS, from the exons ATGGCAGAAGCTGTTTTGTTTAATATTGCTGATGAAATCCTAGGAAAAATTGGGAAATTGGCTCTCCGAGAGATGGACATGATATGGAGTGTAAAGAAAGAGATTGAAAAGCTGAACAACACTGTTTCTGCCATCAAAGCTGTAGTTTTAGACGCTGAGGAGCAGCAGGCAAAGAGCCATGAAGTTAGAGACTGGCTTGGAAAGCTAAAACTTGCAATTTACGATGTGGATGATTTGTTGGATGATTTCTCAACTGAAGTTCGGAGAAGGAGACTGATTCTGCAACAAGAAAAGAAGACGAAAGAGATAAGGAATTTCTTTTCCAAGCTTAAACATGTTGCTTATAGTGTTAAAATGGGGCATAAAATTAAGGAAATCAGGGAAAAATTAGATCATATAGCTGCTGATAAAATTAAGTATCATTTCATAGATCGTCCAAATGAGAACGTGATGCAGGCTGAGAAAATGGAGAGAGAGCAAACTCACTCTTTTGTGCGAGTAGAAGAAGTAATTGGTAGAGATGAGGATAGAAATTTGATTGTGGGATTGTTGTTGGATTCCAATGTTACAGAGAATGTTTCGGTTGTTCCAATAGTCGGAATTGGGGGGCTTGGGAAGACAACGCTTGCTCAAATTGTGTACAACGATGAGAGAATTAGAAAGCATTTCGAGATAAGAATGTGGGTGTGCGTTTCTAATGTTTTCAATGTCAAAATCATTGTGCAGAAGATTTTGCAGTCTGCAACTCATGCTAAGTATGATGATCTTGAGATGGAACGCCTGCAGGCTCACCTTAGGAAGGAAATTGATGGGAGAAAATATTTACTTGTTTTAGATGATGTATGGAATGAAGATCGCGAGAGATGGCTAAAATTGAAAGATCTTTTGATGAGTGGTTTGCCAGGAAGTAAGATAATTGTGACGACGCGCACTCAATTGGTTGCAGATATCACGGGAACCATCGCAAAAAGTTATGATCTTCAAGGTTTGCCTAGTGATGAATCTTGGTGtttgtttaagaaaatggcattTAAACAGGGGCAAGAACCAGATAATTCAAAGCTGGTCGCAATTGGGAAGGAGATTGTAACAAAATGTGCTGGGGTTCCCCTTGCCATAAGGTCTATAGGGAGCCTTTTGTATTCTAAAGATTCAGAATCTGAGTGGCTCTACTTCAAGAACAAGGAACTTTCAAAGACAAGTcaagataaaaatgatatgaTGTCAATATTGCAGCTAAGCTTTGATCAACTTCCTTCATATTTGAAACAGTGCTTTGCTTACTGTTCATTGTTCCCGAAAGACCACGAAATCAGTAAGCAGATGCTGGTGAATCTCTGGATGGCACAAGGGTTTATTCAGTCATCAAACGAAAACCAAAATCTTGAGGAAACCGGTGATCAGTACTTCATGGAGTTACTAAGGCGGTCCTTCTTTCAGGATGCAGACTATGATCAATGGGGCAAtgtcataagttttaaaatgcACGACCTTATGCACGACCTTGCACAGTCAGTTGCAGGAAGTGAGAGTTCCATGGTGCATTTGGATGCAAAAAACATATCCAAAAGGATCCGCCATGTATCATTTGATGCTGCAGTAGATTCATCTTGGAAAATTCCGAATTCATTGGTAGAAGCAAACAGAATACGAACATTTCTTCTGCCTTTGCAGCCGGTTTCTCACAGAATACTGAAGAAAGTCAGTCATGATGAAATTATCTCTTGTTTCAAGTACTTGCATGCGCTGGATCTGCATAATACTGGAGTTGACCATGTGCCAATTGGCATTGGTAAGTTAAAGCATTTGAGGTATCTTGATCTCTCCAAGAATAAAGATATCATAAGACTCCCCAGTTCCATCACCAGGCTGCAGAATTTGCAGACTTTGAAACTCAGCATCTGCAAAATGCTAGAGAAACTGCCTAGATATATGAGAAAAATGACCAGTCTTCGGCATCTTGAGCTGGATCAATGTATTGGTTTGTCACATATGCCATCTGGACTGGGGCAACTTACTGCCCTGCTGACATTAACAAGATTTGTAGTTGGGAAGGCTAGTTCCTCATCTTCGAGTAGTGGAAGCCTGAGGGAATTAAAGTACCTATACAATCTTAGAGGAGAGCTGACAATAGCCAAActggaaaacttgaaaaatgtgGCATCAGAATCCAGAGAAGCAAACTTGAAGAGCAAGCAACACTTGCAGGTCTTGAGATTGGAATGGACACGAGAAGCTAACAATCATAAAATcatcaaagaagatgaaaagttaTTGGAAATCCTTCAACCTCATTCAGAACTGAAAGAATTTCACATTTATGGTTATAGGGGTGGACGGTTTCCGAATTGGATCATTTCTGACTTGTCATTGTTGCTCCCAAATCTTCTTGAGATCATCATATGGAGATGTTACAGGTGCGTGGAGCTCCCGTTGTTTAGCCAACTTCCAATGCTTAAGGTTCTCAAACTTGAAGAGGTAACTGCTGTGGAGTATATAGAAACCAGCAATTACATATCTTATTCATCCTCTTCATCTAGGTGTAATCCTCACATGTCTGAAACAGAAAGATCAGCAACATTCTTCCCCTCACTAAAAGAACTTAGACTCTTCGACTTGCGAAATTCAAAGGGATGGTGGAGAGAAGCAGTAGATGAGGCTAGTCTGCCAACATTTCCTTGTCTTTTGAAATTAGTGATCGGTCACTGCCCTGAATTGGGATTTCTGCCATTGCATCCAATCCTCGAAGAACTTGAGCTCAAGGACACCAGTGAAACATTAATAAAGAAGCTTATGGTGACTGCAGcagaaacaaaagaaatctCAACAACTGCAACAACCATTTCATTCTCGTCTTCTTCATCCCTGCTTTCTAAACTGAAATTTTTGTCCATTGATAGTGTCACGGATTTAGTGTCTTTGCCTCTGGAGGGACTGCAAAGCCTTACTTCTCTTGAGCACCTGTCTGTATCAAATTGTTCTAAACTATTATGTTTACCTGGAGAAGCATTGAGGGGATTAACTTCTCTCCGGTTTCTTTCAATTAGTGGCTGTGCAAAACTAATGTCACTGTCTAAAGGGTTGAAACATCTCACCACCCTTGAAGAGCTTGAAATCAATGAATGCAGGGAGCTTGATTTGTCGAATGGAGATGAGGATGGCATGCAATTGCAAGGCCTGAAGTGTCTTCGGACATTGAAAATCATTGATATGCCAAAACTAGTATCTATTTCAGATGGTCTTCAAGATGCTACCTCTCTGCAAAACTTATGGATTAGAATTTGTCCTGGTTTAAAGACTTTACCAGAATGGATGGGCAACCTTACGCTTCTTCGGAGGCTTGAAATTTCAGATTGTCTAGGATTGACATCTTTGCCTCAATCAATGTGCTACCTCAAAGCTTTACAGAGCCTGAAAATCTCAAAATGTCCCCAGTTATTCCCCGTCAATCAAAAGGAAACAAGCGCGAATTGGCCTCAAATTGCTCACATCCCTGACATTCAGATTGATAGAGAAACTTCTAAG TGTCACAAAGATCAACAACCACCAAGGAAATGTAGCTAG